A stretch of Arthrobacter sp. NEB 688 DNA encodes these proteins:
- a CDS encoding ATP-dependent helicase produces the protein MATDVLDRFSPATAAWFRGSFSTPTAAQAGAWEAVSSGHHALVVAPTGSGKTLSAFLWALDRLAAEPVPEERLKRCRVLYVSPMKALAVDVERNLRSPLVGIRHAATRLGLPEPDITVAVRSGDTPADERRAFARTPSDVLITTPESLFLILTSAAREALAGVETVVLDEVHALAGTKRGAHLALSLERLDGLLDRPAQRIGLSATVRPVEEVARYLAGGRPVDIVQPPSTKEWDLKVVVPVPDMSELGQPTGDLAGAASGQEQRASIWPHVEERIVDLVADHTSTLVFSNSRRLAERLTTRLNEIWEERVEAADGAAEVGAEGAVPRPAVLKAAPAQVMAQTGQSAGAAPVLARAHHGSVSKEQRGQIEEDLKSGRLPAVVATSSLELGIDMGAVDLVVQVESPPSVASGLQRVGRAGHQVGAVSRGVLFPKFRGDLVQTAVVVERMLSGSIEALHVPQTPLDVLAQQVVAMCALDEWTVDDVLALARRSAPYATLTRPVLESVLDMLAGRYPSEDFAELRARITWDRLSDTLAGRRGAQRLAVTSGGTIPDRGLYAVFLATGEGPGRRVGELDEEMVYESRVGDLFTLGTSTWRIEDITHDRVLVTPAPGLPGRLPFWKGDSLGRPAELGRAVGEFVREVEALSPTAARERVMAAGLDDWAADNLLTYLREQREATGHVPDDRTVVVERFRDELGDWRIAVHSPFGAQVHAPWALALSARMRDRFGVDVQAMHGDDGIVLRLPDLEFDDVEGLDRRGVGRELLDLVTLDPDDVRATVTEEIGGSALFASRFRECAARALLLPRRRPDRRQPLWQQRQRASQLLEVASRFPTFPIVLEAVRECVQDVFDVPGLVELMRDVAGRKVTVVEVESSTPSPFAKSLLFGYVAQFLYEGDTPLAERRAAALALDPSLLAELLGGSEGLALRDLLDAEQVARTEAELQRLTPERAARDGDDVLDLLRVLGPLSVDGVLQRCREGVNGADVEGWLADLGAARQVIPVRVAGEERWAAIDDASRLRDALGASLPPGVPQTFLEPVPDPLGDLVARYARTHAPFHAAEVARSYGIGVAVAAQTLARLVSSGRVVEGELLPTGGGSTEFCDAEVLRMLRRRSLAALRAEVEPVTPDAFGRFVTEWQGVGGRLRGRDGVLRAVEQLSGAVLPASAVESLVLPARVADYTPALLDELMAGGEVLWCGHGSLPGDDGWVSLHVADSAHLTLPGPDLEKVPGEEGLAVLDVLAGGGAHFFRSLSDQVGSTDDEALATTLWDLVWSGRVTGDTFAPVRAVLAGGRTAHKRSTPAPRRTRYGNRRGPLGALGSAPSRPAFPARSGPPRVTGRWALLPPADADPTLRALATAELLLDRYGIVTRGAVAAEEVPGGFAGVYRVLGKAEESGRVRRGYFVEGLGASQFGTAGAVDRLRAGTGPAGSERRGEPTTVVLAASDPANPYGAALPWPDRVADPADGEPDDKRRRHQPGRKAGAVVVLVDGVLALYVERGGKTLLTFAEDADVLARAAAALADAVRRGHLGRITVEKADGGQLLGSDHPVVGALEAAGFHLTPRGLRMRR, from the coding sequence ATGGCTACCGACGTCCTCGACCGCTTCTCCCCCGCCACCGCCGCCTGGTTCCGCGGGAGCTTCAGCACACCCACGGCGGCGCAGGCCGGCGCCTGGGAGGCGGTCAGCAGCGGGCACCACGCGCTCGTCGTGGCCCCGACCGGGTCGGGCAAGACCCTGTCGGCGTTCCTCTGGGCGCTCGACCGCCTCGCCGCCGAGCCGGTGCCCGAGGAGCGGCTCAAGCGCTGCCGGGTCCTCTACGTCTCGCCGATGAAGGCGCTCGCCGTCGACGTCGAGCGCAACCTGCGCAGCCCGCTCGTCGGCATCCGGCACGCGGCGACCCGCCTGGGCCTGCCGGAGCCCGACATCACCGTCGCGGTGCGCTCGGGCGACACCCCGGCCGACGAGCGGCGGGCCTTCGCGCGCACGCCGTCCGACGTGCTCATCACGACGCCCGAGTCCCTCTTCCTCATCCTCACCTCCGCGGCGCGCGAGGCGCTGGCCGGCGTCGAGACCGTCGTCCTCGACGAGGTCCACGCCCTCGCCGGCACCAAGCGCGGCGCGCACCTGGCCCTCTCGCTCGAGCGCCTCGACGGGCTCCTCGACCGGCCGGCACAGCGGATCGGGCTGTCCGCCACCGTCCGTCCCGTCGAGGAGGTCGCCCGCTACCTCGCCGGCGGCCGGCCCGTCGACATCGTGCAGCCGCCCTCGACCAAGGAGTGGGACCTCAAGGTCGTCGTGCCGGTCCCCGACATGAGCGAGCTCGGGCAGCCGACCGGCGACCTCGCCGGGGCCGCGTCCGGGCAGGAGCAGCGGGCGAGCATCTGGCCGCACGTCGAGGAGCGCATCGTCGACCTCGTCGCCGACCACACCTCGACCCTCGTGTTCTCCAACAGCCGGCGCCTCGCCGAGCGGCTGACGACGCGCCTCAACGAGATCTGGGAGGAACGGGTCGAGGCGGCTGACGGCGCCGCCGAGGTGGGCGCCGAGGGGGCCGTTCCTCGGCCGGCGGTGCTCAAGGCCGCCCCGGCCCAGGTGATGGCCCAGACGGGTCAGTCCGCCGGCGCCGCACCGGTGCTCGCGCGGGCCCACCACGGCTCGGTCAGCAAGGAGCAGCGCGGCCAGATCGAGGAGGACCTCAAGTCCGGGCGGCTGCCGGCCGTCGTCGCGACGAGCAGCCTCGAGCTCGGCATCGACATGGGCGCGGTCGACCTCGTCGTCCAGGTCGAGTCGCCGCCGTCGGTCGCCTCCGGGCTGCAGCGCGTCGGCCGCGCCGGCCACCAGGTCGGCGCCGTCTCGCGCGGGGTGCTCTTCCCGAAGTTCCGCGGCGACCTCGTCCAGACGGCCGTCGTCGTCGAGCGGATGCTCTCGGGCAGCATCGAGGCCCTCCACGTCCCGCAGACGCCGCTCGACGTCCTCGCGCAGCAGGTCGTCGCGATGTGCGCGCTCGACGAGTGGACCGTCGACGACGTCCTCGCGCTGGCCCGCCGCTCGGCGCCGTACGCGACGCTCACCCGGCCGGTGCTCGAGTCGGTCCTCGACATGCTCGCGGGCCGCTACCCCAGCGAGGACTTCGCCGAGCTGCGGGCCCGCATCACGTGGGACCGCCTGTCCGACACCCTGGCCGGCCGCCGCGGGGCACAGCGCCTCGCCGTCACGTCCGGTGGCACCATCCCGGACCGCGGCCTCTACGCCGTCTTCCTCGCGACCGGCGAGGGGCCGGGCCGCCGCGTCGGCGAGCTCGACGAGGAGATGGTCTACGAGTCGCGCGTCGGCGACCTGTTCACCCTCGGCACGAGCACCTGGCGCATCGAGGACATCACGCACGACCGCGTGCTCGTGACCCCCGCACCGGGCCTGCCCGGGCGGCTGCCGTTCTGGAAGGGCGACTCCCTCGGGCGCCCCGCCGAGCTCGGCCGGGCCGTCGGAGAGTTCGTCCGCGAGGTCGAGGCCCTCTCCCCCACCGCCGCCCGCGAGCGCGTCATGGCCGCCGGGCTCGACGACTGGGCCGCCGACAACCTCCTCACGTACCTGCGCGAGCAGCGCGAGGCCACCGGCCACGTCCCCGACGACCGCACCGTCGTCGTCGAGCGCTTCCGTGACGAGCTCGGCGACTGGCGCATCGCCGTCCACTCCCCCTTCGGCGCCCAGGTCCACGCCCCGTGGGCGCTGGCCCTCTCGGCCCGGATGCGCGACCGCTTCGGGGTCGACGTCCAGGCGATGCACGGTGACGACGGCATCGTCCTGCGCCTGCCGGACCTCGAGTTCGACGACGTCGAGGGCCTGGACCGGCGCGGTGTCGGGCGCGAGCTGCTCGACCTCGTGACGCTCGACCCGGACGACGTGCGGGCCACCGTCACCGAGGAGATCGGCGGCTCGGCCCTGTTCGCCAGCCGCTTCCGCGAGTGCGCCGCCCGGGCCCTTCTTCTGCCCCGTCGTCGCCCCGACCGCCGCCAGCCGCTCTGGCAGCAGCGCCAGCGCGCCTCCCAGCTGCTCGAGGTCGCGAGCCGGTTCCCGACCTTTCCGATCGTCCTCGAGGCCGTGCGCGAGTGCGTCCAGGACGTCTTCGACGTGCCCGGCCTCGTCGAGCTGATGCGCGACGTCGCCGGCCGTAAGGTCACCGTCGTCGAGGTCGAGTCGAGCACGCCCTCCCCCTTCGCGAAGTCGCTGCTCTTCGGCTACGTCGCCCAGTTCCTCTACGAGGGCGACACCCCGCTGGCCGAGCGGCGCGCCGCGGCCCTGGCCCTCGACCCCTCGCTCCTCGCCGAGCTGCTCGGCGGGTCCGAGGGCCTCGCGCTGCGCGACCTCCTCGACGCCGAGCAGGTCGCGCGCACCGAGGCCGAGCTCCAGCGGCTGACCCCGGAGCGGGCCGCCCGCGACGGCGACGACGTCCTCGACCTGCTCCGGGTGCTCGGCCCGCTGTCCGTCGACGGCGTGCTCCAGCGCTGCCGCGAGGGGGTCAACGGCGCCGACGTCGAGGGCTGGCTCGCCGACCTCGGGGCCGCGCGCCAGGTCATCCCGGTCCGGGTCGCCGGCGAGGAGCGCTGGGCGGCCATCGACGACGCCTCCCGGCTGCGCGACGCCCTCGGCGCCTCGCTTCCGCCGGGGGTCCCGCAGACCTTCCTCGAGCCGGTCCCGGACCCGCTCGGCGACCTCGTCGCCCGCTACGCCCGCACCCACGCGCCCTTCCACGCGGCCGAGGTCGCGCGCTCCTACGGCATCGGCGTGGCCGTGGCGGCCCAGACCCTCGCGCGGCTGGTGTCGTCCGGGCGCGTCGTCGAGGGCGAGCTGCTGCCGACCGGCGGCGGCTCGACCGAGTTCTGCGACGCCGAGGTGCTGCGGATGCTCCGCCGCCGCTCGCTCGCCGCGCTGCGGGCCGAGGTCGAGCCGGTCACGCCCGACGCGTTCGGCCGCTTCGTCACCGAGTGGCAGGGCGTCGGCGGGCGGCTGCGCGGGCGCGACGGCGTGCTGCGGGCCGTCGAGCAGCTGAGCGGCGCCGTGCTGCCCGCGAGCGCCGTCGAGTCGCTCGTCCTGCCCGCTCGCGTCGCCGACTACACGCCGGCCCTCCTCGACGAGCTGATGGCCGGCGGGGAGGTCCTCTGGTGCGGCCACGGGTCGCTCCCGGGTGACGACGGCTGGGTGTCGCTCCACGTGGCCGACTCCGCCCACCTGACCCTCCCGGGCCCGGACCTCGAGAAGGTCCCCGGCGAGGAGGGTCTCGCCGTGCTCGACGTCCTCGCGGGCGGTGGCGCGCACTTCTTCCGCAGCCTGTCCGACCAGGTCGGCAGCACCGACGACGAGGCGCTCGCCACGACCCTGTGGGACCTCGTGTGGTCCGGCCGGGTCACCGGCGACACCTTCGCCCCCGTGCGGGCGGTGCTCGCCGGTGGCCGCACCGCGCACAAGCGCAGCACGCCGGCGCCCCGCCGCACCCGCTACGGCAACCGCCGCGGGCCGCTCGGCGCCCTGGGCTCGGCGCCCTCCCGCCCCGCCTTCCCCGCCCGCTCGGGCCCGCCGCGGGTCACCGGGCGCTGGGCCCTGCTCCCGCCGGCCGACGCCGACCCCACGCTGCGCGCCCTCGCCACCGCCGAGCTCCTGCTCGACCGCTACGGCATCGTCACCCGGGGCGCCGTCGCCGCCGAGGAGGTGCCCGGCGGCTTCGCCGGTGTCTACCGCGTGCTCGGCAAGGCCGAGGAGAGCGGCCGGGTGCGCCGGGGATACTTCGTCGAGGGGCTCGGGGCCTCGCAGTTCGGCACGGCCGGCGCCGTCGACCGGCTGCGGGCCGGCACCGGCCCGGCCGGCAGCGAGCGGCGCGGCGAGCCCACGACCGTCGTGCTCGCCGCGAGCGACCCCGCCAACCCGTACGGCGCGGCCCTCCCCTGGCCCGACCGCGTCGCCGACCCCGCCGACGGCGAGCCCGACGACAAGCGGCGCCGGCACCAGCCGGGCCGCAAGGCCGGTGCGGTCGTCGTCCTCGTCGACGGCGTCCTCGCGCTCTACGTCGAGCGCGGCGGCAAGACGCTGCTGACCTTCGCCGAGGACGCCGACGTCCTCGCGCGCGCGGCGGCGGCCCTCGCGGACGCGGTCCGGCGGGGGCACCTCGGGCGGATCACCGTCGAGAAGGCCGACGGTGGCCAGCTGCTCGGCTCCGACCACCCGGTCGTCGGGGCCCTCGAGGCCGCGGGGTTCCACCTGACCCCACGGGGCCTGCGGATGCGGCGGTGA
- a CDS encoding DNA-formamidopyrimidine glycosylase family protein, whose protein sequence is MPEGDTVHRTADRLHRALAGRVVTHAELRWPSAPDVDLRGATTLEVVARGKHVLQRFDTGSTLHTHLRMEGQWRVEHPGPRTERTLRRSDLRAAVLTDEWSGFGLRLGMLDLVPTSREADLVGHLGPDVLGPDWDPDLARDHVLADPRTLVESLLDQRTLAGVGTYWASELLFIERLFPWQPAADADPERLDRMLARLHRLMAAAERTGWQSATGIQRAGEESYVHARSGRPCRRCGDTVRVAMAGVPPRERTIFSCPTCQGGLAPTDDGRPQRPLGSTPGPGPRGAYRRRTP, encoded by the coding sequence GTGCCCGAGGGTGACACCGTCCACCGCACCGCCGACCGGCTGCACCGTGCCCTCGCGGGCCGGGTCGTGACGCACGCCGAGCTGCGCTGGCCGTCGGCTCCGGACGTCGACCTGCGCGGGGCGACGACGCTCGAGGTGGTCGCGCGCGGCAAGCACGTCCTCCAGCGCTTCGACACCGGCTCGACCCTCCACACGCACCTGCGGATGGAGGGCCAGTGGCGCGTCGAGCACCCCGGGCCGCGCACCGAGCGCACGCTGCGGCGCTCCGACCTGCGCGCCGCGGTGCTCACCGACGAGTGGTCCGGGTTCGGCCTGCGCCTGGGGATGCTCGACCTCGTGCCCACCAGCCGGGAGGCCGACCTCGTCGGGCACCTCGGGCCGGACGTCCTCGGCCCCGACTGGGACCCCGACCTCGCCCGCGACCACGTCCTCGCCGACCCGCGCACGCTCGTCGAGTCGCTGCTCGACCAGCGCACCCTGGCGGGGGTCGGCACGTACTGGGCCAGCGAGCTGCTGTTCATCGAGCGGCTCTTCCCGTGGCAGCCGGCTGCCGACGCCGACCCCGAGCGCCTCGACCGGATGCTCGCCCGGCTGCACCGCCTCATGGCGGCGGCCGAGCGCACCGGGTGGCAGTCCGCCACCGGCATCCAGCGGGCCGGCGAGGAGTCCTACGTCCACGCGCGCTCCGGCCGTCCGTGCCGGCGCTGCGGCGACACCGTCCGGGTCGCGATGGCCGGCGTCCCGCCACGCGAGCGGACGATCTTCTCCTGCCCGACGTGCCAGGGCGGTCTCGCCCCCACCGACGACGGGCGCCCCCAGCGCCCCCTGGGCAGCACCCCCGGCCCGGGCCCCCGCGGCGCCTACCGCCGCCGCACTCCCTGA
- a CDS encoding helix-turn-helix transcriptional regulator has translation MILLRHELGEVLREVRTAQKRTLRDVAKSSAVSLGYLSEIERGTKEASSELLASVCDGLGMTLSDLLSLVRDRVAHVETMSAPVTLPVGPARAADEVSASAA, from the coding sequence GTGATCCTGCTCCGCCACGAGCTGGGCGAGGTGCTCCGTGAGGTGCGCACTGCCCAGAAGCGCACGCTGCGCGACGTCGCCAAGTCCTCCGCCGTCTCGCTCGGGTACCTCAGCGAGATCGAGCGCGGGACCAAGGAGGCCTCCTCCGAGCTGCTCGCCTCCGTCTGCGACGGCCTCGGGATGACGCTCTCGGACCTGCTCTCCCTCGTCCGCGACCGCGTCGCGCACGTCGAGACGATGAGCGCCCCGGTCACCCTCCCCGTCGGGCCGGCGCGCGCCGCCGACGAGGTCTCCGCCTCCGCGGCCTGA
- a CDS encoding dihydrofolate reductase family protein, with amino-acid sequence MSRTRVHNFSVSLDGFATGEPQSREAPFGHAGQRLHTWMFATRFWGPQGAAGVDDALAQQHSVGIGAEVMGSHRFGPPGWQDDPDWRGWWGEDPPFHTPTFVLTHRPRPPLEMAGGTTFHFLDASPAEALEVAREAAGGLDVRIGGGATVVRDYLAAGLVDHAHVVQVPVLLGRGVRLWDGLESLEDSYAIEAVASPSGVVHLLLTRQA; translated from the coding sequence ATGTCCCGCACCCGGGTCCACAACTTCTCCGTCTCGCTCGACGGGTTCGCCACGGGCGAGCCGCAGTCGCGCGAGGCCCCGTTCGGCCACGCCGGCCAGCGGCTGCACACGTGGATGTTCGCCACGCGGTTCTGGGGGCCGCAGGGCGCGGCGGGCGTGGACGACGCCCTGGCGCAGCAGCACTCGGTCGGCATCGGCGCGGAGGTCATGGGCTCGCACAGGTTCGGTCCGCCGGGCTGGCAGGACGACCCCGACTGGCGCGGCTGGTGGGGTGAGGACCCCCCGTTCCACACCCCGACCTTCGTCCTCACCCACCGCCCGCGGCCCCCGCTCGAGATGGCGGGCGGCACGACCTTCCACTTCCTCGACGCCTCCCCGGCGGAGGCGCTCGAGGTCGCACGGGAGGCGGCCGGCGGGCTCGACGTCCGCATCGGCGGTGGCGCCACCGTCGTGCGCGACTACCTCGCCGCCGGGCTCGTCGACCACGCCCACGTCGTGCAGGTGCCGGTCCTGCTCGGGCGCGGCGTGCGGCTCTGGGACGGCCTCGAGTCGCTCGAGGACTCCTACGCGATCGAGGCGGTTGCCTCGCCGAGCGGTGTGGTCCACCTGCTGCTGACCCGTCAGGCCTGA
- a CDS encoding CinA family protein: protein MSAAVASELVGPDPADGRPVGTVFVAVAGPAGTAVEQHAFSGDRAQVRAASVTAALVLLAGTVRNLPADEAPARYRKATTDEQTSREEAP, encoded by the coding sequence GTGAGCGCCGCGGTCGCGTCGGAGCTCGTCGGGCCCGACCCGGCGGACGGGCGGCCGGTCGGCACCGTGTTCGTCGCCGTGGCCGGGCCGGCGGGAACAGCCGTCGAGCAGCACGCGTTCTCCGGTGACCGGGCGCAGGTCCGGGCCGCGAGCGTCACGGCGGCCCTCGTCCTGCTGGCCGGGACGGTCCGGAACCTCCCTGCCGACGAGGCGCCGGCGCGGTACCGTAAGGCAACGACCGACGAGCAGACGTCCCGAGAGGAGGCGCCGTGA
- a CDS encoding GNAT family N-acetyltransferase: MVTVLRPERDDDHDVLFAWQRDPAAVRMAAFTREDPDDRAAFDAHQHRIRSDPAVRHRAVERDGVLVPTVAAFTVEGEREVTYWVDPGRWGEGIAAEALRLLLLEEPARPVFGRVVADNVRSRTVLERNGFRVVGEDSGWAAGRGAEVRELVLRLDA; the protein is encoded by the coding sequence GTGGTCACCGTGCTGCGCCCGGAGCGCGACGACGACCACGACGTCCTCTTCGCCTGGCAGCGCGACCCCGCCGCCGTCCGGATGGCCGCCTTCACCCGTGAGGACCCCGACGACCGCGCCGCCTTCGACGCCCACCAGCACCGCATCCGGTCCGACCCCGCCGTCCGGCACCGGGCGGTCGAGCGCGACGGCGTGCTCGTCCCCACCGTCGCGGCGTTCACCGTCGAGGGCGAGCGCGAGGTCACCTACTGGGTCGACCCCGGGCGCTGGGGCGAGGGCATCGCGGCGGAGGCCCTGCGGCTGCTGCTGCTCGAGGAGCCGGCGCGGCCGGTGTTCGGACGCGTCGTCGCCGACAACGTCCGGTCGCGGACGGTGCTGGAGCGCAACGGGTTCCGCGTCGTCGGCGAGGACTCCGGCTGGGCGGCCGGCCGGGGCGCCGAGGTCCGCGAGCTGGTGCTGCGGCTCGACGCCTGA
- a CDS encoding agmatine deiminase family protein, giving the protein MPWTMPPEWAPHERTWMAWPSSGYTLGETDADADEARATWADVALAVSRFEPVTVVVDPDAVAVARHWLDEGRHGRYRVDLLEAPLDDAWMRDIGPTFVRGDDGTLGAVDWVFNGWGAQEWASWDHDARIGTFVAGRAGAERIGSELVNEGGGLHVDGEGTVLLTETVQLDPGRNAGLSREEVEAEMARTIGATRCLWLPRGLTRDYDEFGTRGHVDIVAAFAAPGTVLLHWQDDPAHPDHEVSVELEGLLSSSTDAAGRTLEVVRVPAPRTLEDEEGWVDWSYINHLVVNGGVVACAFDDPRDAESLAVLEQAYPGRRVVGVDARPLFARGGGIHCITQQQPAG; this is encoded by the coding sequence GTGCCCTGGACGATGCCCCCGGAGTGGGCGCCGCACGAGCGCACCTGGATGGCCTGGCCGTCGTCCGGGTACACGCTCGGCGAGACCGACGCCGACGCCGACGAGGCCCGGGCGACGTGGGCCGACGTCGCGCTCGCGGTCTCGCGCTTCGAGCCGGTCACCGTCGTCGTCGACCCCGACGCCGTCGCGGTGGCCCGGCACTGGCTCGACGAGGGCCGCCACGGCCGCTACCGCGTCGACCTGCTCGAGGCGCCGCTCGACGACGCGTGGATGCGCGACATCGGGCCCACCTTCGTCCGCGGCGACGACGGCACGCTCGGCGCCGTCGACTGGGTCTTCAACGGCTGGGGCGCGCAGGAGTGGGCGTCGTGGGATCACGACGCCCGCATCGGGACCTTCGTCGCCGGGCGCGCCGGGGCCGAGCGCATCGGCTCCGAGCTCGTCAACGAGGGCGGCGGGCTCCACGTCGACGGCGAGGGCACCGTCCTGCTCACCGAGACGGTGCAGCTCGACCCGGGCCGCAACGCCGGGCTCTCGCGCGAGGAGGTCGAGGCCGAGATGGCCCGCACGATCGGCGCGACCCGGTGCCTCTGGCTGCCGCGCGGGCTGACCCGCGACTACGACGAGTTCGGCACCCGCGGGCACGTCGACATCGTCGCCGCCTTCGCCGCGCCCGGCACGGTGCTGCTGCACTGGCAGGACGACCCGGCCCACCCCGACCACGAGGTCTCGGTCGAGCTCGAGGGCCTGCTGTCGTCGTCGACGGACGCCGCGGGCCGCACGCTCGAGGTCGTCCGGGTGCCCGCTCCGCGCACCCTGGAGGACGAGGAGGGCTGGGTCGACTGGTCCTACATCAACCACCTCGTCGTCAACGGCGGCGTCGTGGCCTGCGCCTTCGACGACCCGCGCGACGCCGAGTCCCTCGCGGTGCTCGAGCAGGCCTACCCGGGGCGCCGCGTCGTCGGCGTCGACGCGCGGCCGCTCTTCGCGCGCGGCGGCGGCATCCACTGCATCACCCAGCAGCAGCCGGCGGGCTGA
- a CDS encoding TIGR03619 family F420-dependent LLM class oxidoreductase, with protein sequence MDDDLPVLGFGLPVAGAWATPATVVEVARRAEERGWASLWTFQRTLWPVDGRLGASHRSVLDPVVALALVAGHTTRIRLGTATICAPFTAPALLAKQTASLDVVSGGRLTVGVGMGWLPEEHVAAGVPMHRRGERFEEYLRCLLALWTEDPVAFTGEFYTVPPSHLGPMPVQRPHLPLLVGGTAEPALHRAGRLADGWVAGSTHDLARLAHDVEVVRAGARDAGRDPGDLHVLVRVVPELTPRDPGPGRRPFHGTAEQLRDDAGALARHGATEVLLDLNLSPRVGTLEVPEDAARERAEELLEVLAPGS encoded by the coding sequence ATGGACGACGACCTGCCGGTGCTCGGGTTCGGCCTGCCGGTCGCCGGCGCGTGGGCCACACCGGCCACGGTCGTCGAGGTGGCCCGTCGGGCCGAGGAGCGGGGGTGGGCCTCGCTCTGGACGTTCCAGCGCACCCTCTGGCCGGTCGACGGCCGGCTCGGGGCATCCCACCGCAGCGTCCTCGACCCGGTCGTGGCCCTCGCCCTCGTGGCCGGGCACACGACACGCATCCGCCTGGGCACGGCGACGATCTGCGCGCCGTTCACCGCCCCGGCGCTGCTCGCCAAGCAGACGGCCTCCCTCGACGTCGTCTCCGGCGGGCGGCTCACGGTCGGCGTGGGGATGGGGTGGCTGCCCGAGGAGCACGTCGCCGCCGGGGTGCCGATGCACCGACGCGGTGAGCGCTTCGAGGAGTACCTGCGCTGCCTGCTCGCCCTGTGGACCGAGGACCCGGTCGCCTTCACCGGCGAGTTCTACACCGTGCCGCCCTCGCACCTCGGTCCGATGCCGGTCCAGCGGCCGCACCTGCCGCTCCTCGTCGGGGGCACGGCCGAGCCCGCCCTGCACCGCGCCGGCCGGCTCGCCGACGGATGGGTCGCCGGCAGCACCCACGACCTCGCGCGGCTCGCCCACGACGTCGAGGTGGTGCGGGCCGGAGCCCGCGACGCCGGGCGCGACCCCGGCGACCTCCACGTCCTCGTCCGCGTCGTCCCCGAGCTCACCCCGCGCGACCCCGGCCCCGGGCGCAGGCCCTTCCACGGGACGGCCGAGCAGCTGCGCGACGACGCCGGGGCGCTGGCCCGGCACGGCGCGACGGAGGTGCTGCTCGACCTCAACCTCTCGCCGCGGGTCGGGACCCTCGAGGTGCCCGAGGACGCGGCGCGCGAGCGGGCGGAGGAGCTCCTCGAGGTGCTGGCCCCCGGCTCCTGA
- the pgsA gene encoding CDP-diacylglycerol--glycerol-3-phosphate 3-phosphatidyltransferase, whose product MSEPTPRPPRPVRPGPLADGRMSDPYRVGIDPASPAVPETGPSAWNIANYLTVLRLALVPVFGWLLLTHGGEDPTYRWAAFGVFAVAMITDRIDGDLARSRGLVTNFGKVVDPIADKALVTMALVGLSSVGEVMWWVTVLVLVREWGITAVRFWVIRHGVMAAGRGGKVKTLLQTFGIGFFLWPRTTLPFTGFWDALAWTLLGAAVLVTVVTGVDYLVQALRLRRTSERAVRKRAERAARRSGGATR is encoded by the coding sequence ATGAGCGAACCCACCCCCCGCCCGCCGCGCCCCGTCCGCCCCGGGCCGCTGGCCGACGGCCGGATGAGCGACCCCTACCGGGTCGGCATCGACCCGGCCAGCCCCGCCGTCCCCGAGACCGGCCCGAGCGCTTGGAACATCGCCAACTACCTCACCGTGCTGCGGCTGGCCCTCGTCCCGGTCTTCGGGTGGCTGCTGCTGACCCACGGGGGCGAGGACCCGACCTACCGCTGGGCGGCCTTCGGCGTCTTCGCCGTCGCGATGATCACCGACCGGATCGACGGCGACCTCGCCCGCAGCCGGGGCCTCGTGACGAACTTCGGCAAGGTCGTCGACCCCATCGCCGACAAGGCCCTGGTGACGATGGCGCTCGTCGGCCTCTCGAGCGTCGGCGAGGTCATGTGGTGGGTGACCGTGCTCGTCCTCGTGCGCGAGTGGGGCATCACCGCGGTGCGCTTCTGGGTCATCCGGCACGGCGTGATGGCCGCGGGGCGCGGCGGCAAGGTGAAGACGCTGCTGCAGACCTTCGGCATCGGGTTCTTCCTCTGGCCGCGCACGACGCTGCCGTTCACCGGCTTCTGGGACGCCCTCGCGTGGACGCTGCTCGGCGCGGCCGTCCTCGTCACGGTCGTCACCGGCGTCGACTACCTCGTCCAGGCCCTGCGGCTGCGGCGCACGAGCGAGCGGGCGGTGCGCAAGCGCGCCGAGCGCGCGGCCCGCCGGTCCGGGGGAGCCACGCGGTGA